One genomic segment of Paenibacillus sp. FSL H8-0332 includes these proteins:
- the dnaI gene encoding primosomal protein DnaI, translating into MESMGEVLRSMNNPALRQRSRDLEQTLLNHPLVKELQAEHPELEESRLRLHLSRLYQYVEEDRHCKNCPGLANCPNDFQGHYSKLTVETVNGVTDLYERKTPCKLKIAQDNQDNVRKRIRSFYVDERVLNGGYDEMDIMGKDPRRASAVNKIFDYIATVRAEGLTSRGIYLQGSFGTGKTFLMCYLLHELAISGYSGVIVYMPDFIEELKLIMMDNQKLKEMVDTMKNCDLLIFDDIGAENLNPWARDHVLGAILNYRMNRKPTFYTSNYPLDGLEKHLSITSKDGEEVYKGQRLMDRIAPFVDVIPLHGENQRGSARG; encoded by the coding sequence ATGGAGTCCATGGGCGAAGTGCTGCGTTCGATGAATAACCCTGCTCTGCGCCAGCGCTCCCGTGACCTGGAGCAGACCCTGCTGAACCATCCCCTGGTCAAGGAGCTTCAGGCTGAGCATCCCGAGCTGGAGGAGTCCCGGCTGCGGCTGCATTTGAGCCGGTTATACCAGTATGTTGAGGAGGACCGGCATTGTAAGAACTGCCCCGGCCTGGCGAATTGCCCGAATGATTTCCAGGGGCATTACAGCAAGCTTACGGTGGAGACGGTGAATGGTGTAACAGACCTCTATGAACGCAAGACGCCGTGCAAGCTCAAGATTGCGCAGGACAATCAGGATAATGTCCGCAAGCGGATTCGCAGCTTCTATGTGGATGAGCGGGTACTGAACGGCGGATATGATGAGATGGATATTATGGGCAAGGACCCCCGGCGGGCCTCAGCCGTGAACAAGATATTTGACTATATAGCAACAGTACGTGCAGAGGGCCTGACTTCGCGGGGCATTTATCTGCAGGGCAGCTTCGGTACGGGCAAAACCTTCCTGATGTGCTATCTGCTCCATGAGCTTGCCATCTCGGGCTACAGTGGCGTGATTGTTTATATGCCGGATTTCATCGAGGAACTGAAGCTGATTATGATGGACAACCAGAAGCTGAAGGAAATGGTCGATACGATGAAGAATTGCGATCTGCTCATCTTCGACGACATCGGAGCCGAGAATCTCAATCCCTGGGCGCGTGACCATGTGCTCGGAGCGATCCTGAACTACCGGATGAACCGCAAGCCGACCTTCTACACCTCAAATTATCCGCTGGACGGGCTGGAGAAGCATCTCAGCATCACCAGCAAGGACGGCGAAGAGGTCTACAAGGGCCAGCGGCTGATGGACCGGATCGCCCCGTTCGTGGACGTCATTCCCCTGCATGGGGAGAACCAGCGTGGCAGTGCCAGAGGCTAA
- a CDS encoding helicase DnaB, with protein MRMSNLHHFTEHHRYCVSREFGLSHLDGRMLGSVYQPMVGAFAISLYRLLFEHIPAESIGYSGVEQQRRLFMTLGVEPNEKGRKYMVDQASRLEAVGLLQTCRLYAAENDDYMYEYELMPPLSPADFFATQHLTLLLRDKIGKFAVLSLREQFWHREPEEWSGRSMGKENISLPFYDIFELNTHVIDYELEQALAEVASVRQPGTNQEADSNIAYSDIILRFPRESVNRAHVEKLRFDHNQMGVINYVARKYELGPQDVCRLLDEDDVFTPDGEVILDTLQYKASQHFRQDLKRQEKREIAAAKVVSLRSAADESDPSGAPVEQSVEMEFYVEVPPQFLSKCDIHQYNMMLRNEPYTRLLQTFFPGAVPGQLMDIFEKIDLNYKLNGEVINVLIHYLMTMVASGGDQRMNRNFVEAIASNMLVKQVNTYEKAVRYIRDQSKVKGKGAASASSGTGTPGTRQRSYTKSGGRSGKQEIPIVLDDGSAGTVSEEEFAAMMKKAAEIKASKKKGVLRTP; from the coding sequence ATGCGTATGAGCAACCTGCATCATTTCACTGAACATCATCGGTACTGCGTTTCCCGCGAATTCGGTCTAAGCCATCTGGACGGACGGATGCTGGGCTCTGTCTATCAGCCGATGGTAGGCGCATTCGCCATCAGCCTGTACAGATTGCTGTTCGAGCATATTCCGGCTGAATCTATCGGTTATTCCGGGGTGGAGCAGCAGCGCAGGCTCTTTATGACGCTGGGCGTTGAACCCAACGAGAAGGGCCGTAAATATATGGTAGACCAGGCTTCCCGGCTGGAAGCGGTGGGACTGCTGCAGACCTGCCGGCTGTATGCCGCGGAGAACGATGATTATATGTACGAGTACGAACTAATGCCGCCGCTGTCGCCGGCTGATTTTTTTGCAACCCAGCATTTGACGCTGCTGCTCCGGGATAAGATCGGCAAGTTCGCCGTGTTGTCGCTGCGCGAGCAGTTCTGGCACCGGGAACCGGAGGAATGGAGCGGGCGGTCGATGGGAAAAGAGAATATTTCACTGCCCTTTTATGATATTTTTGAGCTGAACACCCATGTGATCGACTATGAGCTGGAGCAGGCTCTGGCCGAGGTAGCTTCTGTGCGTCAGCCCGGCACCAATCAAGAGGCGGATTCGAATATAGCCTACAGCGATATTATCCTGCGCTTCCCGCGTGAATCGGTGAACCGTGCGCATGTGGAGAAGCTGCGTTTTGACCATAATCAGATGGGCGTCATTAATTATGTGGCCCGCAAATACGAGCTTGGCCCGCAGGATGTGTGCCGTCTGCTGGATGAGGACGATGTCTTCACGCCGGACGGAGAGGTGATTCTGGATACGCTGCAATACAAGGCGAGCCAGCATTTCCGCCAGGATCTGAAGCGCCAGGAGAAAAGAGAGATCGCCGCGGCCAAGGTGGTATCGCTGCGTTCTGCCGCTGACGAGAGTGATCCTTCCGGCGCGCCGGTGGAACAATCGGTCGAAATGGAATTTTATGTAGAAGTGCCTCCGCAATTTCTGTCCAAATGCGACATTCACCAATATAATATGATGCTGCGCAACGAGCCTTATACACGGCTGCTGCAGACATTTTTCCCCGGGGCAGTTCCGGGACAGCTCATGGATATCTTTGAGAAGATTGATTTGAACTATAAGCTGAACGGCGAAGTGATCAATGTACTGATCCATTATCTGATGACGATGGTGGCTTCCGGCGGCGATCAGCGGATGAACCGCAACTTCGTGGAGGCGATTGCCTCCAATATGCTGGTCAAGCAGGTGAATACTTACGAGAAGGCCGTGCGCTATATCCGCGACCAGTCGAAGGTGAAGGGCAAGGGGGCGGCTTCCGCCTCCTCCGGTACAGGCACCCCGGGAACCCGCCAGCGTTCGTATACGAAGAGCGGTGGCCGTTCCGGCAAGCAGGAGATTCCGATTGTGCTTGATGACGGCAGTGCCGGAACCGTATCGGAAGAAGAATTCGCGGCGATGATGAAGAAAGCGGCCGAGATTAAGGCCAGCAAGAAAAAAGGCGTTCTGAGAACGCCCTGA
- a CDS encoding YuiB family protein — MGFIPVFVLAVLFFVMMFGIGFILNMLMKTTWFPAYLFVIVILPVVVYSIWDRSAMSLWEHLSTFHIVDYLTGIAGLAGAVLSGWTIQKLRLGGYKMF; from the coding sequence ATGGGATTTATTCCGGTGTTTGTTCTGGCCGTTTTATTCTTTGTGATGATGTTCGGCATTGGCTTCATTCTTAATATGCTAATGAAGACCACCTGGTTTCCCGCCTATCTCTTCGTTATTGTCATTCTGCCGGTGGTGGTCTACTCCATCTGGGACCGGAGCGCGATGTCCTTATGGGAGCACCTCTCTACCTTCCACATCGTGGATTATCTTACCGGCATAGCCGGTCTTGCCGGAGCGGTGCTGAGCGGCTGGACCATTCAGAAGCTGCGGCTGGGCGGATACAAAATGTTCTAA
- the hemQ gene encoding hydrogen peroxide-dependent heme synthase produces the protein MNEAALTLEGWYALHDFRSLNWTAWTAADDEERAVALEELHAFMQEWGPVEEAKEGSSAAYSIVGQKADFVMMFLRESLEALNALETAFNKIAFAQYTTKAYSYVSIVELSNYAAGGSAGDGSDPMLNPHVAARLKPVLPQMKHICFYPMNKKRELADNWYMLDMDKRRELMHSHGLIGRGYAGKVKQIITGSVGFDDWEWGVTLFAEDALQFKKLVYEMRFDEVSARYGEFGPFYVGNLLTEESFEEMLKL, from the coding sequence TTGAACGAAGCCGCTTTGACACTGGAAGGCTGGTATGCGCTGCATGACTTCCGCTCGCTGAACTGGACAGCCTGGACGGCAGCCGATGACGAAGAACGGGCAGTTGCCCTGGAGGAGCTGCATGCCTTCATGCAGGAGTGGGGACCTGTCGAGGAAGCGAAGGAGGGCAGCTCTGCCGCCTATTCCATCGTTGGCCAGAAGGCTGATTTCGTGATGATGTTTCTGCGTGAGAGTCTGGAGGCGCTGAATGCGCTGGAGACCGCTTTTAACAAGATTGCCTTTGCCCAATATACGACCAAAGCCTATTCCTATGTCAGTATCGTTGAGCTCAGCAACTATGCCGCAGGAGGAAGCGCCGGAGACGGCAGCGATCCGATGCTGAATCCGCATGTGGCCGCCCGGCTGAAGCCTGTTCTGCCGCAAATGAAGCATATCTGCTTCTACCCGATGAACAAGAAGCGCGAGCTTGCCGACAACTGGTATATGCTCGATATGGACAAACGCCGTGAATTAATGCATTCGCATGGCCTGATCGGCCGCGGCTACGCCGGCAAGGTGAAGCAGATCATCACCGGCTCCGTGGGATTCGATGACTGGGAATGGGGAGTAACTCTGTTCGCCGAGGACGCGTTGCAGTTCAAGAAGCTCGTCTACGAGATGCGCTTCGATGAAGTCAGTGCCCGCTACGGCGAGTTCGGCCCCTTCTATGTCGGCAATCTGCTGACCGAGGAATCGTTTGAAGAGATGCTTAAGCTGTAA
- a CDS encoding NAD(P)/FAD-dependent oxidoreductase yields MSSIPKIVILGAGYGGILTAQRLQKALNYNEADVTLVNRHEYHYFTTHLHMPAAGTDSIEHTRVSISKLIDEFKIDLVKSSVQEIRTQQKKVILEDGTLSYDYLVIALGGEPETFGIPGLDKYALTIRSINSVRLIREHIQYQFAKYKNENNAQEHINFVIGGAGFSGIEFVAELADRIPALCKEFDVDPSMVNIYNIEAAPTALPGFAPELVEHAMTVLTKKGVTFKMGVAIKECLPGGVILATGEEIKASTIVWTGGIRGNRLIEAAGFEAMRGRVKVDEYLRAPGHENIFIIGDGSLMINPEGRPYPPTAQIAMQQGECCAHNLVAAIRSQQPKKFAFSNKGTVASLGKGQGIAVVGDKTYKGWTAAQLKKVVDMRYLLIIGGIPLVLKKGRFL; encoded by the coding sequence ATGAGCAGTATTCCCAAAATCGTTATTTTAGGCGCGGGATATGGAGGAATTTTGACCGCCCAGAGGCTACAGAAAGCTTTGAATTATAATGAAGCCGATGTAACCCTGGTTAACCGCCATGAATATCACTATTTCACGACCCATCTGCATATGCCTGCAGCGGGCACGGACAGCATCGAGCATACACGCGTATCTATCTCCAAATTAATCGATGAGTTCAAGATCGATCTTGTCAAATCCTCGGTGCAGGAGATTCGCACTCAGCAGAAGAAGGTTATTCTGGAGGATGGAACGCTCTCGTATGATTACCTCGTGATTGCCCTTGGCGGTGAGCCTGAAACGTTCGGGATTCCGGGACTCGACAAATATGCGCTGACCATCCGCAGCATCAACTCTGTGCGGCTGATCCGGGAGCATATCCAGTACCAGTTCGCCAAATACAAGAATGAGAATAATGCACAGGAGCATATCAACTTCGTCATTGGCGGTGCGGGCTTCAGCGGGATTGAATTTGTAGCGGAGCTGGCTGACCGGATTCCTGCACTATGCAAAGAATTTGATGTCGATCCAAGCATGGTCAACATCTATAATATAGAAGCTGCGCCTACGGCGCTGCCGGGGTTCGCGCCGGAGCTGGTTGAGCATGCCATGACCGTACTCACCAAGAAGGGTGTAACCTTCAAAATGGGCGTAGCGATCAAGGAATGCCTGCCTGGCGGCGTGATTCTGGCCACAGGTGAAGAGATCAAAGCCTCCACAATCGTATGGACCGGCGGGATCCGCGGGAACCGTCTAATCGAAGCTGCCGGATTCGAAGCTATGCGCGGACGGGTGAAGGTAGACGAATATCTGCGGGCTCCGGGACATGAGAACATCTTCATCATTGGTGACGGCTCCCTTATGATTAATCCGGAAGGACGTCCGTACCCTCCGACGGCACAGATTGCTATGCAGCAGGGAGAGTGCTGTGCACATAATCTCGTAGCGGCCATCCGCAGCCAGCAGCCGAAGAAGTTCGCCTTCAGCAACAAGGGGACCGTAGCTTCGCTGGGCAAGGGCCAGGGAATTGCTGTAGTAGGCGACAAGACATATAAGGGCTGGACCGCAGCGCAATTGAAGAAGGTAGTCGATATGCGCTACCTGCTCATCATCGGCGGTATTCCGCTCGTGCTCAAAAAAGGAAGATTCCTCTAA
- a CDS encoding NAD(P)/FAD-dependent oxidoreductase yields MTIEQTVPMSDMLIIGGGPAGMFAAFYGGMRQASVTLIESMPQLGGQLAALYPEKYIYDVAGFPKVTAQELVDNLSRQMELFQSDIRLEEKVVSVVKQEERHFIVTTDKAEYHTRAIIITAGVGAFEPRRLEVPDAQRFEKANLHYFVSDLNAYKDKKVLISGGGDSAVDWALMLEPIAEQVTLIHRRDKFRAHEHSVENLMNSKVNVITPSEITGLHGEEFITKVTLSHIKTKETQEIEVDSVIVNFGFVSSLGPIAEWGIEIEGNSIVVDSRMETSIPGIFSAGDITTYPGKLKLIAVGFGEAPTAINNAKVYIDPEAKLSPGHSSNLKL; encoded by the coding sequence ATGACAATAGAGCAAACCGTTCCTATGAGCGATATGCTAATTATAGGCGGGGGACCAGCCGGTATGTTTGCCGCATTTTACGGCGGTATGCGTCAAGCTTCAGTAACCCTTATTGAGAGTATGCCCCAACTTGGAGGGCAGCTTGCTGCTCTGTATCCTGAGAAATATATTTATGATGTCGCAGGCTTCCCTAAGGTCACCGCACAGGAACTGGTGGATAACCTTTCCCGGCAGATGGAGCTGTTCCAGTCCGATATCCGTCTGGAGGAGAAAGTCGTATCGGTTGTGAAACAGGAGGAGCGCCACTTCATCGTCACCACCGACAAAGCTGAATATCACACCAGAGCCATCATCATCACCGCAGGTGTAGGCGCATTTGAACCGCGTCGTCTGGAGGTCCCTGATGCACAGCGCTTCGAGAAAGCCAACCTGCATTATTTCGTCAGCGATCTGAATGCTTATAAGGATAAGAAGGTGCTGATCAGCGGCGGTGGCGATTCTGCCGTGGACTGGGCGCTTATGCTGGAGCCCATTGCCGAGCAGGTCACACTGATTCACAGACGGGATAAATTCCGTGCGCATGAGCATAGTGTAGAGAATCTGATGAATTCCAAGGTGAACGTTATTACGCCATCCGAGATTACCGGGCTGCACGGTGAAGAATTCATTACCAAGGTCACCTTGTCCCATATCAAGACCAAGGAAACTCAGGAAATCGAAGTAGACAGCGTTATTGTCAATTTCGGCTTTGTCTCCTCCCTGGGACCGATTGCCGAGTGGGGAATCGAGATCGAAGGCAACTCTATTGTGGTTGACTCCCGCATGGAGACCAGCATCCCGGGAATCTTCTCCGCTGGCGATATTACCACCTATCCGGGCAAGCTGAAGCTGATTGCTGTCGGATTCGGAGAAGCGCCTACTGCCATCAATAATGCCAAGGTGTATATTGATCCGGAAGCGAAGCTGTCTCCCGGACACAGCAGCAATCTTAAGCTCTAG
- the sda gene encoding sporulation histidine kinase inhibitor Sda: MVELSDEMLLDSYHRAIELHLEHDFIALLLAEIRKRNLHSPVHAVLH; this comes from the coding sequence ATGGTTGAATTGTCGGATGAGATGCTGCTGGACTCCTATCACAGAGCTATAGAGCTGCATTTAGAGCATGATTTCATCGCCCTGCTTCTCGCTGAAATTCGCAAACGGAACTTACACTCTCCAGTCCATGCGGTTCTTCATTAA
- a CDS encoding YheC/YheD family protein, producing MAGRELASKLLKTAALLSDSRVAGYIPRTREYSAAGLSAMLGSYGNVVIKPVVGGGGYGVIKVFRDHRGYGFTYMQNTRIYGDFTSMRQALDRFKVKRKYLIQQGISLARISGRPIDYRVKVVKVGDHWEFRSMVGRVARPGLFVTNLCKGGTMLSCRQGLRRSLPRVGTSSKKAEMRRLTIVCIELLERHFPGIGELGFDYAVDHRGKIWILEVNTRPK from the coding sequence ATGGCGGGGAGAGAACTGGCAAGCAAGCTGCTGAAGACGGCGGCGCTGCTTAGCGATTCACGGGTTGCCGGTTACATTCCGAGAACGCGGGAATATAGTGCTGCCGGATTGTCCGCGATGCTTGGAAGCTACGGTAATGTTGTCATCAAGCCGGTTGTAGGCGGAGGAGGATATGGTGTCATCAAGGTGTTCCGGGATCATAGGGGGTACGGCTTCACGTATATGCAGAACACACGTATCTATGGAGACTTCACTTCCATGCGCCAGGCACTGGACAGATTCAAGGTGAAACGGAAATATTTGATTCAGCAGGGGATCTCCCTTGCACGGATCTCCGGGCGCCCGATTGATTACCGGGTCAAGGTGGTGAAGGTCGGCGATCACTGGGAGTTCCGCTCTATGGTAGGGAGAGTAGCCCGGCCGGGATTGTTCGTTACGAATCTCTGCAAAGGGGGTACAATGCTTAGCTGCCGTCAGGGACTGCGAAGATCACTGCCGAGAGTGGGGACGTCTTCCAAGAAGGCGGAGATGCGCAGGCTGACTATAGTCTGTATCGAGCTGCTGGAGCGTCATTTTCCTGGGATCGGTGAACTGGGCTTCGATTATGCCGTGGATCATCGGGGGAAGATTTGGATTTTGGAAGTAAATACAAGACCAAAATGA
- a CDS encoding O-antigen ligase family protein, whose translation MSKPVYGKQASSSKVIEKSPGAAWALCIAFILFLGWAPFQVGLFNGMRSEFEKPIYVAALLSGLLLLACAILYFKAFRLEGQRDLLTAAALLLPLTYALSLLGAASHYMAMNMLFTQFTYAAIFITSMYLLRQKRLNYTIQLGVLTIAYLIVGFGLLNWLGSWKLAGSLVGWFSPTVVGGRYGDAVMTDSNGLRLTSIFQYANTYAAFLMAFLFVAVFALIRSRKWTGQLMHGFMLVPIIVSLLLTLSRGGLVLLPVVFILLLLFLKPVQQILWTLHLAIAGVLSLLITNPVTSLGLELNSAFTSSAALKGWGYLLGASACTGALSLVVQRYLAPWLSRKLGSTESRRWSGVWLPLVSVAGVAAIAFLFIGTSARNVLPANIGTRLENINFRQHSVLERFTFYKDAMKVVKDYPVLGTGGGGWASLYEHYQNNPYLSRQVHNFFLQYLIEVGIVGFLVFMGFILFIFSKYIRGYVKRENDDYNNGFFYLIIALSILVHSLLDFNLSYAFMGILVFLSLGGMAVAMESKPLRLQWNKLWVRAGYYGLLGIGTGYLLFLSLGYISSSSEAYAAKKLIQVSQSYEEIKAPLVKALKTRPNHPESATYLSLLDQKVYEQTKNEQFLDEAYAVLTLALKDEPYNKELLTQLAGYYDLKGQSDEAYHVYLDNADKFMWDINWYDQLISRASLLGLQAYAKQDESGQQKYFDSALAVYKHITDGIEHLKSLPPEQLQGREFFVISTTALNAGRIQHMTGDEEAALTTIKQGFINGYEDLTDAGRLWTTEWYSAVIGRSQELGAAALKRAQEAYSLGNNDLGDQETLGKNRYFKTGLDAYAHAAADRDAQQQGVTITPDMLLNTGKIQYMSQDMQAAEATLKQGLSEDYSNPVNRELARWLLAVQQRMQSAQDQAVYQKLIAADPEEAAKINEVAGMPL comes from the coding sequence GTGTCTAAACCTGTATACGGCAAGCAAGCTTCTTCATCCAAGGTTATCGAGAAAAGCCCGGGAGCAGCTTGGGCGCTCTGCATTGCATTCATCCTGTTCCTGGGCTGGGCACCCTTTCAGGTTGGACTATTCAACGGGATGAGATCAGAATTTGAGAAGCCCATTTATGTAGCTGCATTGCTGAGCGGCCTGCTCCTGCTGGCCTGTGCGATCCTGTATTTCAAAGCGTTCAGGCTGGAGGGACAGCGTGATCTGCTCACCGCAGCCGCCCTTCTGCTTCCCCTGACCTACGCTCTGTCACTGCTGGGTGCCGCTTCACATTATATGGCAATGAATATGCTGTTCACCCAATTTACCTATGCCGCAATTTTCATTACCAGTATGTATCTGCTCCGGCAGAAGCGGCTGAATTACACCATCCAGCTAGGTGTACTCACCATAGCATATCTGATCGTCGGCTTCGGTCTATTGAACTGGCTCGGGAGCTGGAAGCTTGCCGGCAGTCTTGTAGGCTGGTTCTCACCCACTGTGGTTGGGGGCAGGTACGGCGACGCAGTGATGACCGACTCGAACGGGCTTCGCCTGACTTCCATTTTTCAGTATGCCAATACATATGCAGCCTTCCTGATGGCGTTTCTGTTCGTGGCCGTATTCGCGCTGATCCGCTCCCGCAAATGGACTGGGCAGCTGATGCACGGCTTCATGCTGGTTCCAATAATAGTCTCCCTGCTTCTCACCTTATCCCGCGGCGGACTGGTCCTACTGCCGGTGGTATTCATTCTCCTGCTGCTCTTCCTGAAGCCGGTGCAGCAGATTCTCTGGACCCTGCATCTTGCTATTGCCGGCGTGTTATCCCTGCTGATTACGAATCCCGTCACCAGCCTGGGTCTGGAGCTGAACTCGGCATTCACCTCTTCGGCAGCCCTGAAGGGCTGGGGCTACCTGCTGGGAGCATCGGCCTGTACAGGCGCTCTCTCCCTCGTTGTCCAGCGTTACTTGGCCCCTTGGCTAAGCCGTAAGCTGGGCAGCACGGAATCACGCCGCTGGAGCGGAGTGTGGCTTCCCCTGGTGTCTGTGGCTGGCGTCGCGGCGATCGCCTTCTTATTCATCGGCACCAGTGCTCGCAATGTGCTGCCGGCGAATATCGGGACACGGCTGGAGAATATCAACTTCAGGCAGCACAGTGTCCTTGAACGTTTTACCTTTTACAAAGATGCAATGAAAGTAGTCAAGGATTATCCGGTATTAGGAACGGGAGGCGGGGGCTGGGCATCGCTCTATGAGCATTATCAGAACAACCCTTACCTGAGCCGCCAGGTTCATAACTTTTTTCTGCAATATCTGATCGAAGTGGGAATCGTCGGTTTCCTTGTGTTCATGGGCTTTATTCTGTTTATTTTCAGCAAATACATCCGAGGGTACGTGAAACGGGAGAACGACGACTACAATAACGGTTTCTTCTACCTCATTATTGCCTTGTCTATTCTGGTCCACAGCCTGCTGGATTTCAACTTAAGTTATGCGTTTATGGGTATCCTGGTGTTCCTGTCTCTGGGGGGCATGGCTGTTGCCATGGAGAGCAAGCCGCTCCGGCTTCAGTGGAACAAGCTCTGGGTTAGGGCAGGCTATTACGGACTGCTGGGGATCGGCACCGGATATCTGCTGTTCCTGTCTCTCGGGTACATCAGTTCAAGCTCTGAAGCTTATGCAGCCAAGAAGCTGATCCAAGTGAGCCAGTCCTATGAGGAGATCAAAGCTCCTTTGGTAAAAGCACTCAAAACCCGTCCGAATCACCCGGAATCCGCCACTTATCTGTCTCTGCTGGATCAGAAGGTGTATGAGCAGACCAAGAATGAGCAGTTCCTGGACGAGGCCTATGCGGTTTTGACCCTCGCGCTGAAGGATGAGCCGTATAACAAAGAGCTGCTGACCCAGCTCGCAGGCTATTATGACCTGAAGGGCCAGAGTGATGAGGCCTATCATGTCTATCTGGACAATGCGGACAAGTTCATGTGGGACATTAACTGGTACGACCAATTAATCAGCCGTGCTTCCCTCCTTGGATTGCAGGCCTACGCCAAGCAGGATGAATCAGGGCAACAGAAGTATTTCGATTCGGCATTAGCTGTGTATAAGCATATAACCGATGGTATAGAGCACCTGAAGAGCCTCCCTCCCGAGCAGCTTCAGGGCCGGGAATTCTTCGTTATCTCCACTACTGCCCTGAATGCAGGCCGAATCCAGCATATGACAGGTGATGAGGAAGCTGCACTGACAACGATCAAGCAGGGCTTCATCAATGGATATGAGGACCTGACGGACGCTGGACGCCTGTGGACTACAGAATGGTACAGCGCAGTCATAGGCCGGTCCCAGGAGCTGGGAGCCGCAGCATTGAAGCGGGCACAGGAGGCCTATTCCCTGGGGAATAATGATCTGGGGGATCAAGAGACACTGGGTAAGAACCGGTATTTCAAAACCGGGCTGGACGCTTATGCCCACGCGGCTGCAGACCGGGATGCGCAGCAGCAGGGCGTCACCATCACACCGGATATGCTCCTGAACACCGGAAAGATCCAGTATATGTCCCAAGACATGCAGGCCGCAGAAGCCACACTGAAGCAAGGCCTAAGTGAGGACTACAGCAATCCTGTTAACCGCGAGCTTGCCCGGTGGTTGCTGGCAGTTCAGCAGCGGATGCAGAGCGCCCAGGATCAGGCGGTCTATCAGAAGCTGATTGCCGCCGATCCTGAAGAAGCGGCGAAGATTAATGAAGTGGCGGGGATGCCGCTGTAA
- a CDS encoding GNAT family N-acetyltransferase — MEFETRRLIIREFIEEDMVQVHEYASDPAVVTHSIWGPNSLEDTRDYIRHTLELQQEEPRQGFEYAVILKENGLLIGGCGLHITGTGQGEIGYCYNRLYWGQGYATEAAAALLDLGFHKLELHRIYATCRPENIGSARVMQKLGMTYEGHLRGHMYHKEKWMDSYQYSILEDEYKALHPRAGL, encoded by the coding sequence ATGGAATTTGAGACCAGACGTCTGATCATCAGGGAATTCATCGAGGAAGACATGGTGCAGGTGCATGAGTATGCTTCTGACCCGGCAGTGGTAACGCATTCGATCTGGGGGCCGAATTCATTGGAGGATACCCGCGACTATATCCGCCATACGCTGGAATTGCAGCAGGAGGAGCCGCGCCAGGGATTCGAATATGCGGTTATCCTGAAGGAGAACGGGCTGCTGATCGGCGGCTGCGGCCTGCATATTACCGGAACAGGGCAGGGAGAAATCGGCTATTGCTACAACAGGCTGTACTGGGGACAGGGTTATGCTACTGAGGCTGCTGCCGCACTGCTGGACTTGGGCTTTCATAAGCTGGAGCTTCACCGGATCTATGCGACTTGCCGCCCGGAGAATATCGGTTCAGCCCGGGTGATGCAGAAGCTTGGTATGACATACGAAGGGCATCTGCGGGGACATATGTATCATAAAGAGAAGTGGATGGACTCCTATCAATATTCGATTCTGGAGGATGAGTATAAGGCGCTGCATCCGCGTGCCGGGTTGTAG
- a CDS encoding VOC family protein, with the protein MAVLKWDHLVHYVNDLDQPVKLFAEHGLTAFRGGSHKDWGTYNALSYFGLTYLEFLGIENLELARRTKHNVVVRDAVTVLPEHEVLSRVVLRTDDIVAVEGKLKAAGLALSPIIDGRRLDNQGRIIEWRMMTIDGDFQGLVYPFIIQWSQADEERLDSLNAAGINQPHPAGKVDMAGAVFRVSEPAAAANHWSELFGLPVSGPADGLDGSYSLKAGDQQTFNFVQGTENQFSRVILRTDSPQLKGQTLTVGEGEYVFE; encoded by the coding sequence ATGGCCGTGCTGAAATGGGATCACCTGGTACACTATGTGAATGATCTGGACCAGCCGGTGAAGCTCTTCGCGGAGCATGGCCTGACAGCCTTCCGGGGCGGATCGCATAAGGATTGGGGAACGTATAACGCCTTGAGCTATTTCGGGCTCACCTACCTGGAGTTCCTCGGGATCGAGAACCTGGAGCTGGCGCGTAGGACTAAGCATAACGTAGTTGTGCGGGATGCCGTTACCGTTCTGCCGGAGCACGAGGTCTTGAGTAGAGTGGTGCTGCGGACAGATGATATTGTGGCAGTAGAGGGTAAACTGAAGGCTGCGGGATTGGCACTGTCACCCATTATTGACGGCCGGCGTCTGGACAACCAAGGCCGGATCATCGAGTGGCGGATGATGACCATTGACGGCGACTTTCAGGGACTGGTCTATCCGTTCATTATCCAGTGGAGTCAGGCGGATGAGGAGCGGCTGGACAGCCTGAACGCTGCCGGAATCAATCAGCCCCATCCTGCCGGGAAGGTAGACATGGCGGGTGCAGTCTTCCGTGTCTCCGAGCCTGCCGCTGCCGCTAACCACTGGAGTGAGCTGTTCGGTCTTCCAGTGAGCGGGCCTGCGGACGGTTTGGACGGCAGCTACAGTCTTAAGGCAGGAGATCAGCAGACCTTCAATTTCGTGCAGGGCACGGAGAACCAGTTCAGCCGGGTCATTCTCCGGACCGATTCCCCTCAGCTTAAGGGACAGACGCTGACTGTGGGTGAAGGAGAATATGTATTTGAATAG